The Syntrophorhabdus sp. DNA segment CGACGACCTCATCATGGACATTATGGAAGTCAGGATGAAAGAGCCCGATTGCCAGAAGGGTTTCCTTCTCGATGGTTTCCCGAGGACCATACCCCAGGCGGAGGCATTGAAGAAGCTCCTCGACAAGATCGGCATGAAACTCGACGCCGCCATCAACCTCGACGTCCCGACGGATGTCATCCTCGACAGGCTGACGACAAGACGGACCTGCTCCAATCCTGACTGCCAGGAGATCTACAACATAAAGAGCAAACCGCCGAAACCCGATGGGACCTGCTTCAAGTGCGGTTCTCCCGCGGTGCAGCGCGCCGACGAGACGGAGGAGGCCATCAAGCAGAGGCTTGCCACATATAACGAAAAAACTGCCCCTCTCATCGACTTCTACAAAAAGGAAGGGCTTCTGAAGATCGTCAGTTCCCTGAACAGCTCGGAGATCGTGGAAGAGATAAAGAAGGCGGTGAAGAAGTAAGAATACAAAGAATACAGGTTATGGGTGATGGGTTATGGGTGATGGGGAAAAGACTCCAGAGGCCATGCGCACGCTGTTGGGCATAGGGTCTTTTGTTTCTTGGCAGTTCCCATAACCCATGACCTATTACCCATGACCCGCCTCTATCATGCACTTCGGCGTATCCACATATTTCCTCACTAACGACGGTCTCGACGGCGTGATCGACAGCATTCTCGCGGCCGGGATCGGGGTCGTCGAGCTTTCCTATGAGCCTCCCCACCTCTTCTCCCTCGACGGCGCGCTGACGGACAGGGTGCGGCGCCTGGCAGGAGATGGTGTCGGGTTTTCCATGCATGGCCCCTTCCTCGAGATGAACCTGGGAAGTTACGTCGACGAGATACGGCGCGTTTCCAGGGAAAGGATGCTCGCCGCCCTGAGGCTCTCCGCCCGGCTTGGTGCCGACCCGGTCGTGGTCCACCCCGGCTACTCCTTTTTCCGCAAGCTCAAGGATTACGACAGGGAGTTGAAAGTGCGGTTCATCGAGGACCTCTGCACCGTTCAGGAAGAGGCAAGGTCTCTTGGGGTCAGGGTCGCGTTGGAGAACATCTTCATGTCCTACTTTTACTTCCAGGAACTGGACGAGTTTGCCGCCATCAATGAGGCCGTTCCCGGAATAGGTGTCACCCTCGACATCGGCCACGCCTACATATCGAAGTGCATGGCGAAGCATCCCGACCCCGAAGGCGCGATCATCGACGATGTACACCGCATGGGCCTCAAGAACCTCTTTCACGTGCACCTGCACAACAACAGCGGCAGCCGCGACGACCACGACTTCGTAGAAGGTTCGATCGACATGGCAAGGGTCCTGAAGGGCTTGAGCGACCTCGGCTACGACGGCAAGGTTGTCATCGAGACCCTGGACATCGAACGCCTCGGCTTCCCCGCGGTCCTCCAAAAACTGCAACAAATTGCGCCCTGACGGGCTGTCACATGCCAGAGACCGTCACAGGTCACAGGTCCGGAAACCAACGAAGAAACCCGCTGTCCAGCTCAACAAGACCCATGGGGCTG contains these protein-coding regions:
- a CDS encoding sugar phosphate isomerase/epimerase, with translation MHFGVSTYFLTNDGLDGVIDSILAAGIGVVELSYEPPHLFSLDGALTDRVRRLAGDGVGFSMHGPFLEMNLGSYVDEIRRVSRERMLAALRLSARLGADPVVVHPGYSFFRKLKDYDRELKVRFIEDLCTVQEEARSLGVRVALENIFMSYFYFQELDEFAAINEAVPGIGVTLDIGHAYISKCMAKHPDPEGAIIDDVHRMGLKNLFHVHLHNNSGSRDDHDFVEGSIDMARVLKGLSDLGYDGKVVIETLDIERLGFPAVLQKLQQIAP
- a CDS encoding adenylate kinase, whose translation is MRIVLLGAPGAGKGTVAKSLTEFDGSVQISTGDILRNAVKAGSELGKKAKGYMERGELVPDDLIMDIMEVRMKEPDCQKGFLLDGFPRTIPQAEALKKLLDKIGMKLDAAINLDVPTDVILDRLTTRRTCSNPDCQEIYNIKSKPPKPDGTCFKCGSPAVQRADETEEAIKQRLATYNEKTAPLIDFYKKEGLLKIVSSLNSSEIVEEIKKAVKK